A stretch of the Sorangium aterium genome encodes the following:
- a CDS encoding TetR/AcrR family transcriptional regulator gives MRDARSHILEVAERLFYAEGYRAVGVDRLIAEADVAKATFYRHFRTKDELLVAVLEARDARFRAWLAGRVEALAGDPRDRPLAVFDALAELFAADDFRGCAFLNTMVEVANRSHPAHEAAQRHKLRLIDYFERLLREAGVPAADALSPQLLLLIDGAIVTAVREGGPGAAARARSLAENLIATARPGRRRR, from the coding sequence GTGCGGGATGCGCGTAGCCATATCCTCGAGGTCGCGGAGCGCCTCTTCTACGCCGAGGGGTACCGCGCCGTCGGCGTCGATCGCCTGATCGCCGAGGCGGACGTCGCCAAGGCCACGTTCTACCGGCACTTCCGGACGAAGGACGAGCTGCTTGTGGCGGTGCTCGAGGCGCGCGACGCGCGCTTTCGCGCGTGGCTGGCCGGGCGCGTCGAGGCGCTCGCGGGCGATCCGCGGGACCGGCCGCTCGCGGTCTTCGACGCGCTCGCCGAGCTGTTCGCCGCGGACGACTTTCGCGGCTGCGCGTTCCTCAACACGATGGTCGAGGTCGCGAACCGGAGCCACCCCGCGCACGAGGCCGCGCAGCGCCACAAGCTGCGGCTCATCGACTATTTCGAGCGGCTCTTGCGCGAGGCCGGCGTGCCGGCCGCCGACGCGCTTTCGCCGCAGCTCCTGTTGCTGATCGACGGCGCGATCGTGACCGCCGTCCGCGAGGGGGGACCGGGCGCCGCCGCGCGCGCGCGGTCCCTCGCCGAGAACCTCATTGCAACCGCGCGGCCAGGAAGGCGACGACGATGA
- a CDS encoding MBL fold metallo-hydrolase, which yields MNRMTGVPSRWNGRAEQLPQPAEAEPGAGAPSTGRPRKPLAPVGSIVAALLALSLTACASPDRGGASAPPAGSAAAITPPAPAAEASSGRFQWRGGPTAILERDGLRLLTDPVLGPRGPAAFVLPKHPSTGVENAPIARYTDPPAEPLGHLDVILLSHNHADHFDAVAKETLPKDVTFVLPPDAVEAARAAGFTKLTPLDWDQETVLPTRAGRLRILAVPANHTHDAALDATLGKGNGYVLRWEGATPYSIYWTGDSVFTDPMRAVAARFAPIDLWLPHLGAVGVDGARGLRTMDAEEAVAAAALLRARHVIPIHHTTFAHYREPVTAFTQRAAAKNLPAQIHVPTDGAWMPLPR from the coding sequence ATGAACCGGATGACGGGTGTCCCGAGCAGGTGGAATGGACGTGCCGAGCAGCTCCCGCAGCCCGCCGAGGCGGAGCCCGGCGCGGGCGCGCCCTCGACGGGTCGCCCGCGCAAGCCGCTGGCGCCCGTGGGGTCGATCGTCGCCGCGCTGCTCGCGCTCTCCCTGACGGCCTGTGCTTCGCCGGACCGCGGCGGAGCCAGCGCGCCGCCGGCCGGCTCGGCGGCCGCGATCACGCCGCCGGCCCCCGCGGCCGAGGCCTCGAGCGGGCGCTTCCAGTGGCGCGGCGGCCCGACGGCGATCCTCGAGCGCGACGGCCTCCGGCTGCTCACCGATCCCGTCCTTGGCCCGCGCGGGCCAGCGGCGTTCGTGCTCCCCAAACACCCGTCGACAGGCGTCGAGAACGCGCCGATCGCCCGCTACACCGATCCTCCGGCGGAGCCGCTCGGGCACCTCGACGTCATCCTCCTCAGCCATAACCATGCTGACCATTTCGACGCCGTCGCGAAGGAGACGCTCCCGAAGGACGTCACCTTCGTCCTCCCCCCCGACGCGGTCGAGGCGGCGCGCGCCGCCGGATTCACGAAGCTGACGCCGCTCGATTGGGACCAGGAGACCGTCCTCCCGACCCGCGCCGGGCGCCTGCGGATCCTCGCCGTGCCCGCGAACCACACCCACGACGCGGCGCTCGACGCGACGCTCGGCAAGGGCAACGGGTATGTGCTCCGCTGGGAGGGCGCGACGCCCTATTCGATCTACTGGACCGGCGATTCGGTCTTCACCGACCCGATGCGCGCGGTGGCGGCTCGCTTTGCGCCCATCGATCTGTGGCTACCGCACCTCGGCGCGGTCGGCGTCGACGGCGCGCGCGGCCTCCGCACGATGGACGCGGAAGAGGCGGTCGCCGCCGCCGCGCTGCTCCGCGCCCGCCATGTGATCCCTATCCACCACACCACGTTCGCCCATTACCGCGAGCCGGTGACGGCGTTCACCCAGCGCGCCGCCGCGAAGAACCTGCCCGCGCAGATCCACGTCCCGACGGACGGCGCGTGGATGCCCCTGCCGCGCTGA
- a CDS encoding TetR/AcrR family transcriptional regulator: MLEEALSLIEEQGNASFTLREVARRIGVSHAAPYRHFADKRALMTELAVQASAALGARISAALEGAGGDLRARFLAAGFAYVAFALEHPAPFHVMYSGEVDVDDPRVTAATAQNLGVLLGFIEEAQRAGAFPPGDPRALAVPIWAMHHGLATLAASGALAKAGPAALRDLVDDAHARLLDGLLLAAPGPSRV, from the coding sequence GTGCTGGAGGAGGCGCTCTCGCTCATTGAGGAGCAAGGGAACGCGAGCTTCACGCTGCGCGAGGTCGCGCGGCGCATCGGCGTCTCGCACGCCGCGCCTTACCGCCACTTCGCGGACAAGCGCGCCCTGATGACCGAGCTCGCCGTCCAGGCGAGCGCGGCGCTCGGCGCGCGGATCTCGGCCGCCCTCGAGGGCGCCGGGGGCGACCTCCGGGCGCGTTTCCTGGCGGCCGGCTTCGCCTACGTCGCCTTCGCGCTGGAGCACCCCGCGCCCTTCCACGTGATGTACTCTGGCGAGGTGGACGTGGACGACCCGCGGGTCACGGCGGCCACCGCGCAGAACCTGGGCGTGCTCCTCGGGTTCATCGAGGAGGCGCAGCGCGCCGGCGCGTTCCCGCCCGGCGATCCGCGGGCGCTCGCGGTCCCGATCTGGGCGATGCACCACGGCCTCGCGACCCTCGCGGCGTCGGGGGCCCTGGCCAAGGCCGGGCCGGCGGCGCTCCGGGACCTGGTGGACGACGCCCACGCGCGCCTGCTCGACGGGCTGCTCCTCGCCGCGCCGGGGCCGTCGCGCGTCTGA
- a CDS encoding MAPEG family protein, protein MTIPMTCVFISLLLIYVARLFVAKAQSQQPEGLDNHNPRDQQAKLTGVGRRALAAHQNGFEAFAPFAAGVFTAHLAGADARWSAILAVTHVAARVLVMYLADKASARTAVWIISFAATVGLFLLKWLV, encoded by the coding sequence ATGACCATTCCGATGACTTGCGTCTTCATCTCACTTCTCTTGATCTACGTGGCCCGCCTGTTCGTCGCCAAGGCGCAGTCACAGCAGCCCGAGGGCCTGGACAACCACAACCCGCGCGACCAGCAGGCCAAGCTCACCGGCGTCGGGCGCCGCGCCCTCGCCGCCCACCAGAACGGCTTCGAGGCGTTTGCGCCCTTCGCCGCCGGCGTCTTCACGGCCCACCTCGCGGGCGCCGACGCTCGCTGGAGCGCCATCCTCGCCGTCACCCACGTCGCCGCGCGCGTTCTCGTCATGTACCTCGCCGACAAGGCGTCTGCCCGGACCGCGGTCTGGATCATCAGCTTCGCCGCCACGGTGGGCCTCTTCCTCCTGAAGTGGCTGGTCTGA
- a CDS encoding acyl-CoA dehydrogenase family protein: MSEPRRSPERERLLAAVERVRGVAAAHAEASERLRTLAPAVVDALQSSGLLAMAAPRALGGVESDPLTQVQVFEAMARADASAGWSLMISVLLAALAGGTLPDEGARQVFSGPFPTFAGLQVPTGLARRVSGGYVLEGRWAFGSGVRHASWVFTCAIAAPEGGAPPAGPPEMISLAIPREQVVIEDTWDVAGLRGTGSDHYRIEGALVPEARTCPFPAAPQRRGGALHSLPLIALLAAGHVGFALGVGRRALDEIAAVAPRRVKAWPQLALGSHAAFHMDLGRAEAKLAAARAYAFDALGRMWDQARAGEALSVEDWAAIRLVQTYATDVAAEVASFAYRAGGGGALYAASPLQRCFRDIHAATQHIAATDDAYEFAGRARLGIAELHPMLAPRPPAGRP, from the coding sequence ATGTCCGAGCCCCGTCGATCCCCCGAGCGCGAACGCCTCCTCGCCGCCGTGGAGCGCGTCCGCGGCGTCGCCGCCGCCCACGCCGAGGCCTCCGAGCGGCTGCGCACGCTCGCGCCCGCGGTCGTCGACGCCCTGCAGTCGAGCGGCCTGCTCGCTATGGCCGCGCCGCGCGCGCTCGGCGGCGTCGAGAGCGACCCGCTGACGCAGGTCCAGGTCTTCGAGGCGATGGCGCGCGCGGACGCCTCGGCGGGGTGGTCGCTGATGATCAGCGTGCTGCTCGCCGCGCTCGCCGGGGGCACGCTGCCGGACGAGGGGGCCCGTCAGGTGTTCTCAGGGCCGTTCCCGACGTTCGCAGGGCTCCAGGTGCCGACCGGCCTCGCGCGGCGCGTCTCTGGGGGGTACGTGCTCGAGGGCCGCTGGGCCTTCGGCAGCGGCGTGCGGCACGCGTCGTGGGTGTTCACCTGCGCCATCGCGGCGCCGGAGGGCGGGGCCCCTCCGGCGGGGCCGCCCGAGATGATCAGCCTCGCCATTCCGCGCGAGCAGGTGGTGATCGAGGACACGTGGGACGTGGCCGGCCTGCGTGGCACGGGGAGCGACCACTACCGGATCGAGGGCGCGCTCGTGCCCGAGGCGCGGACGTGCCCCTTCCCGGCGGCTCCGCAGCGGCGCGGCGGCGCGCTGCATTCGCTGCCGCTGATTGCCCTGCTCGCGGCCGGTCACGTCGGCTTCGCGCTCGGCGTCGGGCGGCGCGCGCTCGACGAGATCGCCGCGGTCGCCCCGCGCCGCGTGAAGGCCTGGCCGCAGCTCGCGCTGGGCAGCCACGCGGCCTTCCACATGGACCTCGGGCGCGCGGAGGCGAAGCTCGCGGCGGCGCGGGCCTATGCGTTCGACGCGCTCGGGCGGATGTGGGACCAGGCGCGCGCTGGAGAGGCGCTCTCGGTCGAGGACTGGGCGGCGATCCGGCTCGTCCAGACGTATGCGACCGACGTCGCCGCGGAGGTCGCGAGCTTCGCCTACCGGGCCGGCGGCGGGGGCGCGCTCTACGCGGCGAGCCCGCTGCAGCGGTGCTTCCGGGACATCCACGCGGCGACGCAGCACATCGCCGCGACCGACGACGCCTACGAGTTCGCGGGGCGCGCGCGGCTCGGGATCGCCGAGCTGCACCCGATGCTCGCGCCGCGACCGCCCGCGGGCCGTCCTTGA
- a CDS encoding bifunctional metallophosphatase/5'-nucleotidase produces MRPLALLVGSCTVLLPLACGPAQPQGGPAAPPKPPGSSTEAGAATPPSETPPPLAVKPRGNVTVTLLYTSDEHGWIESLSNDGVSRGGAAELLGRLVKYEGHCPGPVPAGIEAAGALTPAAPEDCTSPRTLLLSGGDNFTGPAISTYFNGESMASAMGRMGYAASAFGNHEFDFGVPQFTKLRDLARLHYLAANVKIDDAKLAGELAIRQYEVFERKGVKIGVVGLAAADTLKAAMAERFKGITFEPTEASLDKAIHEAREKGAADVVVVTAHECPDNLVPIVEKHPEWRLAFVGGGHCHRRIDARAGDTPVISPGWRLHQYARVAITINPDNPPQARLVTVSHSIVDVATDPQVPADPPLARLVTAWKTMVDSALGKVIGYSEGGIGPEEAVGKIVSDAWLHELGGDVAIMNRGGVRQTIPRGPITHATIWSVLPFDNRLVKVSIDGASLAEDLEAKSFIVSGAKKAPNGSWSVGGKPMDPKKRYTVIITDFMYGGGDGAVFAAQDPKPVGTGLSWRDAVIAWIEKKKSAEGAPLEKKLGEKPAPARTQR; encoded by the coding sequence ATGCGCCCGCTTGCCCTGCTCGTTGGCTCGTGCACCGTCCTGCTTCCCCTGGCTTGCGGCCCTGCCCAGCCTCAGGGGGGCCCGGCAGCACCCCCGAAACCGCCGGGTTCCTCGACGGAGGCGGGCGCAGCGACACCCCCGAGCGAGACGCCGCCGCCGCTCGCCGTGAAGCCGCGGGGCAACGTCACCGTCACGCTGCTCTACACGTCGGACGAGCACGGCTGGATCGAGAGTCTGTCCAACGACGGCGTGAGCCGCGGAGGCGCGGCCGAGCTGCTCGGGAGGCTCGTGAAGTACGAAGGGCATTGCCCAGGGCCCGTTCCCGCGGGCATCGAGGCGGCAGGAGCGCTCACGCCCGCCGCGCCCGAGGACTGCACCTCACCGCGCACGCTCCTCCTCTCGGGCGGCGACAATTTCACCGGCCCCGCCATCTCGACGTATTTCAACGGCGAGTCCATGGCGAGCGCGATGGGTCGCATGGGTTATGCCGCCTCGGCGTTCGGCAATCACGAGTTCGATTTCGGCGTGCCTCAATTCACGAAGCTCCGTGACCTCGCGCGATTGCATTACCTCGCGGCGAACGTGAAGATCGACGACGCGAAGCTCGCAGGCGAGCTCGCCATCCGGCAGTACGAGGTCTTCGAGCGCAAGGGCGTGAAGATCGGCGTCGTGGGGCTCGCCGCAGCAGATACGCTGAAGGCGGCGATGGCCGAGCGCTTCAAGGGGATCACGTTTGAGCCCACCGAGGCCTCGCTCGACAAAGCGATCCACGAAGCGCGGGAGAAGGGAGCGGCCGACGTCGTCGTCGTGACCGCGCACGAATGCCCCGACAACCTCGTGCCCATCGTGGAGAAACACCCGGAGTGGCGGCTCGCGTTCGTCGGAGGGGGCCATTGCCACAGGAGAATCGACGCGCGCGCGGGCGACACGCCCGTCATCAGCCCCGGCTGGCGCCTGCACCAGTACGCCCGCGTCGCCATCACCATCAACCCCGACAATCCCCCGCAGGCCCGCCTGGTCACCGTCAGCCATTCCATCGTCGACGTGGCGACCGATCCGCAAGTCCCAGCGGATCCTCCGCTCGCGCGGCTCGTCACGGCGTGGAAAACGATGGTCGACAGCGCGCTCGGGAAGGTCATCGGCTATTCGGAGGGGGGGATCGGGCCGGAGGAGGCCGTCGGCAAGATCGTGAGCGACGCCTGGCTCCACGAGCTGGGCGGCGACGTGGCGATCATGAACCGAGGCGGCGTGCGACAAACCATCCCGCGGGGGCCGATCACGCACGCGACGATCTGGAGCGTGCTCCCGTTCGACAACCGCCTGGTGAAGGTATCCATCGACGGCGCGTCGCTCGCGGAGGATCTCGAGGCGAAGTCGTTCATCGTGTCCGGCGCGAAGAAAGCGCCCAACGGAAGCTGGTCCGTGGGCGGCAAGCCGATGGATCCGAAGAAGCGCTACACGGTCATCATCACCGATTTCATGTACGGGGGCGGTGACGGCGCCGTCTTCGCGGCGCAGGATCCGAAGCCCGTGGGGACGGGGCTCTCGTGGCGAGACGCGGTGATCGCCTGGATCGAAAAGAAAAAGAGCGCGGAGGGGGCGCCGCTCGAGAAGAAGCTCGGCGAGAAGCCGGCGCCGGCGCGCACACAGAGATGA
- a CDS encoding dockerin encodes MRQSSFLSLGSSGTLALLLAAFGCDSSDGSSSGAGGQGAGGQGATSSASGSGGAGGQGATSSASGSGGAPGTGGAGEGGGGAPGTGGAGEGGGGAPPAPLWDWTGIVGTGQSLSVGAEGTPPRTTTQRFHNLKLSLGDTSVPPFDAAKTSLTLVPLVEPIRAFATTYPSAYPKNIYGETPHTAMADQISSLAEAAAGGDHITVHTVVGESGQPMSVLRKGATQTASGDTSMGRAYAATLFEAEAIARLAREAGKTYGVGAIVITHGEADAGSATYGDELAKLWSDYNQDVLRITGQSRSIPLLVSQQNSVHTDAGTRSTSTQAQWRVGVDHPGDIVCSGPKYQYPYANDHIHLNANGYQQLGEKFGQIYFEKVVLGKDWQPLQPTRVERSGNVVTVHFHVPVPPLAWDSALPSPHQTAFTEWAQGRGFELWSGNTRIQISGVEIAGDSVQITARNLPASGVMVGYAMTTDGTSMTGGTIRWGQLRDSDPFVGSTTGKAQPNYSVAFEMSVP; translated from the coding sequence ATGCGACAATCTTCGTTCTTGAGCCTTGGTTCGTCAGGCACTCTCGCTCTCCTCCTCGCGGCGTTCGGATGCGACTCGTCGGACGGGTCGTCCTCCGGCGCCGGCGGTCAGGGCGCCGGCGGTCAGGGCGCGACGAGCAGCGCGAGCGGCTCCGGCGGCGCCGGCGGTCAGGGCGCGACGAGCAGCGCGAGCGGCTCCGGCGGCGCGCCGGGCACCGGCGGTGCAGGCGAAGGGGGCGGGGGCGCGCCGGGCACCGGCGGTGCAGGCGAAGGGGGCGGCGGCGCGCCGCCGGCGCCGCTCTGGGACTGGACCGGCATCGTCGGTACGGGACAGAGCCTCTCGGTCGGCGCGGAGGGCACGCCCCCTCGCACCACGACGCAGCGCTTTCACAACCTGAAGCTGTCCCTCGGGGACACGAGCGTGCCCCCCTTCGACGCGGCGAAGACGTCCCTCACCCTGGTGCCGCTCGTCGAGCCGATCCGCGCGTTCGCGACGACCTACCCCAGCGCTTACCCGAAGAACATCTATGGCGAGACGCCCCACACGGCGATGGCCGACCAGATCTCGTCCCTCGCGGAGGCCGCCGCTGGCGGCGATCACATCACGGTGCACACCGTCGTCGGGGAGAGCGGGCAGCCGATGAGCGTCCTCCGGAAGGGGGCCACCCAGACGGCCTCGGGCGACACGTCGATGGGCCGCGCCTACGCGGCGACGCTGTTCGAGGCGGAGGCCATCGCGCGGCTCGCCAGGGAGGCCGGCAAGACGTACGGCGTCGGCGCCATCGTGATCACGCACGGCGAGGCCGACGCCGGCAGCGCGACCTACGGGGACGAGCTGGCAAAGCTGTGGTCCGACTACAACCAGGATGTCCTCCGGATCACCGGCCAGTCGCGGAGCATCCCCCTGCTCGTGTCCCAGCAGAACTCGGTGCACACCGACGCTGGCACGCGGTCGACGTCGACGCAGGCGCAGTGGCGCGTCGGCGTGGATCACCCTGGCGATATCGTCTGCTCGGGTCCGAAGTACCAGTACCCGTATGCGAACGATCACATCCACCTGAACGCGAACGGGTACCAGCAGCTCGGCGAGAAATTCGGCCAGATCTACTTCGAGAAGGTCGTCCTCGGGAAGGACTGGCAGCCGCTCCAGCCGACGCGCGTCGAGCGCAGCGGCAACGTCGTCACCGTGCACTTCCATGTCCCGGTGCCGCCGCTCGCCTGGGACAGCGCGCTGCCGTCTCCCCACCAGACCGCGTTCACGGAGTGGGCGCAGGGCCGCGGCTTCGAGCTCTGGAGCGGCAACACCCGGATCCAGATCAGCGGCGTGGAGATCGCCGGCGATTCGGTGCAGATCACCGCGCGGAACCTCCCCGCGTCCGGCGTGATGGTCGGTTATGCGATGACGACCGACGGGACGTCGATGACGGGCGGCACGATCCGCTGGGGTCAGCTGCGCGACTCCGATCCGTTCGTCGGATCGACGACGGGCAAGGCTCAGCCGAACTACAGCGTGGCGTTCGAGATGAGCGTCCCCTGA
- a CDS encoding phosphatase PAP2 family protein, giving the protein MRAPAALALPAFLVAVSSSPSAAADPSPELTYLPEIDLPITVVGGASWIASELAKKGLAPASCRWCEANALDTSIRDELVWRDNPNTAHDVSNVMVLGVAPAAALGLTALAAWYDGRSDNIAADLVIVTEAMVVAMDLNQITKYIVGRQRPYSHYDNLDVLRAGEGASGPVPNDDDLSFFSGHSTAVFSLAAASGTVASMRGYRAAPWVWANGMALAALSGYLRIAGDRHYFTDVLTGAVFGAASGVLIPALFHAPRPGVAGPGTPRFRVSLAPAGGGAGVGVAGAF; this is encoded by the coding sequence ATGCGTGCCCCCGCCGCGCTCGCTCTGCCTGCCTTCCTCGTCGCCGTCTCGTCCTCGCCGTCCGCCGCCGCCGACCCGTCTCCCGAGCTCACGTACCTGCCCGAGATCGATCTGCCGATCACCGTCGTCGGCGGCGCCTCATGGATCGCGTCCGAGCTCGCGAAGAAGGGCCTCGCCCCCGCGTCGTGCCGCTGGTGCGAGGCCAACGCGCTCGACACGTCGATCCGCGACGAGCTGGTCTGGAGAGACAACCCGAACACCGCTCATGATGTCAGCAACGTGATGGTCCTCGGCGTCGCGCCCGCCGCAGCGCTGGGCCTCACCGCGCTCGCCGCGTGGTACGACGGCCGCTCCGACAACATCGCCGCCGATCTCGTGATCGTCACAGAGGCGATGGTGGTGGCGATGGACCTGAACCAGATCACCAAATACATCGTCGGCCGCCAGCGGCCCTATTCCCATTACGACAACCTGGATGTGCTCCGCGCGGGCGAGGGGGCCTCGGGCCCCGTCCCGAACGACGACGATCTCTCGTTCTTCTCCGGCCACTCGACGGCCGTCTTCTCTCTCGCCGCCGCGAGCGGCACCGTGGCGTCGATGCGCGGCTATCGCGCGGCGCCGTGGGTATGGGCGAACGGAATGGCGCTCGCCGCGCTCTCCGGCTACCTGCGCATCGCCGGCGATCGCCATTATTTCACCGACGTGCTCACGGGCGCCGTGTTCGGCGCCGCCTCCGGCGTGCTGATCCCGGCTCTGTTTCATGCACCCCGCCCGGGCGTTGCCGGTCCTGGCACGCCGCGTTTTCGCGTCTCGCTCGCGCCGGCGGGCGGCGGCGCAGGCGTGGGCGTCGCCGGGGCCTTCTGA
- a CDS encoding class I SAM-dependent methyltransferase: MSSSPDKPEIATAYDRWAATYDDDFNRTRELAAEVLRKRGLALAGRDVLEIGCGTGRNTQWLDEHARSVLALDFSEGMLRRARARVHSPRVRFVQHDIRDSWPLAEGSSDVVIAMLVLEHIEHIDAVFAEAARVLRAGGELYLCELHPVRQMRGGQANFVDPETGQPERVTAFLHDVSEYVNAGLGAGFALVHLGEWRDAEALRSDAPRLLSLQLRRTPRAPG, from the coding sequence ATGTCCAGCTCTCCAGACAAACCCGAGATCGCCACGGCCTACGATCGCTGGGCCGCGACGTACGATGACGATTTCAACCGGACCCGCGAGCTGGCGGCCGAGGTCCTCCGGAAGCGCGGCCTGGCGCTGGCCGGCCGGGACGTGCTCGAGATCGGCTGCGGCACCGGGCGCAACACGCAGTGGCTCGACGAGCACGCGAGGAGCGTACTCGCGCTCGATTTCTCCGAGGGGATGTTGCGTCGCGCGAGGGCCCGCGTGCATTCTCCCCGCGTCCGCTTCGTGCAGCACGACATCCGCGATTCCTGGCCCCTCGCGGAGGGCTCGTCCGACGTCGTGATTGCCATGCTCGTGCTGGAGCACATCGAGCACATCGACGCGGTCTTCGCCGAGGCCGCCCGCGTCTTGCGCGCGGGAGGCGAGCTCTACCTGTGCGAGCTGCACCCCGTGCGACAGATGCGCGGGGGGCAGGCCAATTTCGTCGACCCGGAGACGGGCCAGCCAGAGCGTGTGACAGCGTTTCTGCACGACGTCTCCGAGTACGTCAATGCGGGCCTGGGGGCCGGGTTCGCGCTCGTTCACCTGGGCGAGTGGCGCGACGCGGAGGCGCTCAGGAGCGACGCGCCGCGGCTCCTTTCCTTGCAGCTCAGGCGCACGCCTCGAGCGCCTGGCTAG
- a CDS encoding VOC family protein, which translates to MQLNHIDLQVPDVLETAAFFERHFQFEVHGNRHSPAIAILTGPGDFTLVLQRRREADGPYPEGFHIGFIVGDVATVYDKHAAIVAAGIDSGPVSENGRGVMFYFKAPGDVLVEVSCRRRPLPAARADS; encoded by the coding sequence ATGCAGCTCAATCACATCGATCTCCAGGTCCCCGACGTCCTCGAAACGGCCGCGTTCTTCGAGCGGCACTTCCAGTTCGAGGTCCACGGCAACCGGCACTCGCCGGCGATCGCCATCCTGACGGGGCCCGGCGACTTCACGCTCGTCCTCCAGCGCCGGCGCGAGGCGGACGGCCCTTATCCGGAGGGCTTCCACATCGGCTTCATCGTCGGCGACGTGGCCACTGTGTACGACAAACACGCGGCGATCGTCGCGGCCGGCATCGACAGCGGCCCCGTGAGCGAGAACGGCCGCGGCGTGATGTTCTATTTCAAGGCGCCCGGCGACGTCCTCGTCGAGGTGAGCTGCCGGCGCCGCCCGCTCCCCGCGGCGCGCGCTGACAGTTGA
- the ribA gene encoding GTP cyclohydrolase II, whose amino-acid sequence MTDSMNPLLELVARDREHDCDGVGHVNVCVRVVGVAELPTRAGHFRIVAFWNNRDAKEHIAMVHGDVIGASNVPTRLHSECVTGDVMGSLRCDCRDQLLEGLKKIKSMDRGILLYLRQEGRGIGLINKIRAYALQDQGLDTVEANLALGFRDDERDYAVAAHMLRSLNVRSIELITNNPNKVQQLTQYGVSVVGRVPHVIPPNDHNRFYLETKAKRSGHFIDTWGKPHLVEQSDPVVVDGMSPPESEPAEPAPAG is encoded by the coding sequence ATGACCGACTCGATGAACCCGCTGCTGGAGCTCGTCGCCCGCGATCGAGAGCACGACTGCGACGGGGTTGGCCACGTGAACGTCTGCGTGCGGGTGGTCGGCGTCGCCGAGCTGCCGACGCGCGCCGGGCACTTCCGCATCGTCGCGTTCTGGAACAACCGAGACGCCAAGGAGCACATCGCGATGGTGCACGGCGACGTCATCGGCGCCTCGAACGTGCCGACGCGGCTGCACTCCGAGTGCGTGACAGGCGACGTCATGGGCTCGCTGCGCTGCGACTGCCGCGATCAGCTCCTCGAGGGGTTGAAGAAGATCAAGAGCATGGATCGGGGCATCCTGCTCTATCTGCGCCAGGAGGGACGAGGGATCGGGCTCATCAACAAGATCCGGGCGTACGCGCTGCAGGACCAGGGGCTCGACACGGTCGAGGCGAACCTGGCGCTCGGCTTCAGGGACGATGAGCGCGACTACGCCGTCGCGGCGCACATGCTGCGCAGCCTGAACGTGAGATCGATCGAGCTCATCACGAACAACCCCAACAAGGTCCAGCAGCTGACGCAATACGGAGTTTCTGTGGTCGGGCGCGTCCCGCACGTGATACCGCCGAACGATCACAACCGCTTCTACCTGGAGACCAAGGCGAAGCGCTCGGGACATTTCATCGACACGTGGGGCAAGCCGCACCTGGTCGAGCAGAGCGATCCCGTCGTGGTCGACGGGATGTCGCCGCCGGAATCCGAGCCGGCCGAGCCGGCGCCCGCGGGCTGA
- a CDS encoding glutathione S-transferase family protein: MKLYYNPKSRAAITKWMLDECGATYDLVPISLEKREHKAPEFLKINPAGKLPALVDGDTRLFENAAICLYLADKFPEARLAPRIGEPQRGRYLSLMVYSTSQLEPSMGDHLMKLETGPQRGWTDFATAMDVIEGEVGDGPYLFGDRFTAADVMIGSMFMWARLWGNATGRPRLEAYIDRLQARPHAMKMGK, translated from the coding sequence ATGAAGCTCTACTACAACCCCAAGAGCCGTGCAGCGATCACCAAGTGGATGCTGGATGAGTGCGGTGCCACGTACGACCTCGTCCCCATCAGCCTCGAGAAGCGGGAGCACAAGGCGCCGGAGTTCCTGAAGATCAACCCGGCTGGCAAGCTGCCCGCGCTTGTGGATGGCGACACCAGGCTCTTCGAGAACGCGGCGATCTGTCTCTATCTGGCGGACAAGTTTCCCGAAGCCAGGCTGGCGCCGCGGATCGGCGAGCCGCAGCGGGGGCGTTATCTGTCGTTGATGGTCTACTCGACGTCGCAGCTCGAGCCGTCGATGGGCGATCACCTGATGAAGCTCGAGACGGGACCCCAGCGGGGCTGGACGGATTTCGCCACGGCCATGGACGTGATCGAAGGCGAGGTCGGGGATGGGCCTTATCTGTTCGGCGACCGGTTCACCGCGGCCGATGTGATGATCGGCTCGATGTTCATGTGGGCGCGCCTGTGGGGAAACGCGACGGGGCGGCCCAGGTTGGAGGCCTACATCGATCGCTTGCAGGCGCGTCCGCATGCGATGAAGATGGGGAAATGA